ACCTTTTTCATACATTGCCTCCCAAGTAAAATCACATCCTAGTTATACCGCTTCGTCGTCCGTTTCACCGGTACGAATGCGGATAATCCGTTCTATCGGTTTAACAAAAATTTTGCCATCCCCAATATGTCCCGTTCTTGCTACGCTACAAATCGCCTCAACTACTTCATCCACACGATCATCGCTCACCGCAATGTCCACTTGGACCTTAGGTAAAAAATCCACCATATACTCGGCGCCACGATACAACTCGGTATGCCCTTTTTGGCGTCCAAAACCTTTCACCTCTGTCACCGTAATCCCTTGGATACCAATGTCAGACAGCGCATCACGCACATCATCCAAACGAAACGGTTTGATAATTGCAGTCACTAATTTCATAAGCACCTCACATTCAATTTTTGGTTATTAATCCGTATCAAGGAAAATCGGCGTTTTGCCTTGTTCCTGTACTGTGAAAACAAAATATCACCAAATAAAATTTAAGTAAACATCTTTTTTATTAAATTTTATATATTTTTTATATCTAATTTATAAAACTTATATATCAATACAACAAAATACATAGATTTAAACTAATTTAATACAACTTCATCTTTTGTGGACAAAAATAATACAACGGGAAAATAGACATTGGGATATAAAAAATGGAAAAATGGCAGAAAAAAAAGATAAAAAAACCACCGCACTTGGGCTGTACTACCGAAAGTGCGGTGGTTTTTTAGCAAATTTTTAAATTACAAATTCGGACGCACACCTAAAATATGGCAAATAGCATAGGTCAATTCGCTGCGGTTTAAGGTGTAAAAATGGAAATCATTTACGCCTTCACGCGATAACACGCGTACCATATCAATCGCCACGCTAGCCGCCACTAAATTCCGCGTAGTTTGATCCTGATCCAACCCATCATACATTTTCGCAAGCCAGCTTGGAATCTTCACATTGGTCAATGCTGCCATTTTGAGCAATTGTTTAAAATTCGTCACCGGCAAAATCCCCGGTACGATTTCCGCATCAATTCCGATAGAAGCACAACGATCACGAAAACGCAAATAACTGTTAATATCAAAGAAAAATTGCGTAATCACATGGTTTGCGCCTGCGTCAATTTTGCGTTTCAAATTAATTAAATCCGCCTGCGCCGATTTTGCCTCCGGATGGACTTCCGGATAAGCAGCGACAGAAATATCGAAATCCGCCACAGAACGCAATAATTCCACTAAATCCGACGCATAAAACGGTTTTTTATCATAGCCCGGCGGCTCATCTCCGCGCAGTGCCACAATGCGACGAATTCCGCTATCCCAATAATCTTTCGCGATAACGCGCAATTCCTCCGGTGTTGCATCAATACCAGTTAAGTGCGGCGCGGCAATAATACCCGTTTCTTGTTGAATACGTTTGACGATACCATGCGTACGTCCACGCTATCCGGAATTTGCCCCATAAGTGACCGATACAAATTTAGGTTCAAGAGATTTTAAACGGTGGATAGACTCCCACAATATCGTTTCCATTTTTTCATTTTTGGGTGGGAAAAACTCGAATGACACATTAATATCGCCTTTTAAATCAACAAGATGTTGATTTAAGGTATCCATTTCCTTTGCATAACTCATTTCTTTCAACTCCTAAATCCATTGACATTATTTTAACCACCATAGTAAATTTAAAGCGAATATGTGTCAATTTCAAAAAATTAATTATTTAAATGAATGTAATTCATGACAAAATAAAAAAGTGCGTTTGTGCTGATTTGCTGAATTCGCTATACTTGCGCGCAATATTATGCTGAATTACTTTCTTTTTTGAGGATCATCATGAGCAAAAAAACAAAAATAACATTTACATTATCCGCCATTGCTCTTGCCTTAGCTGTAGGCGCTCAATTTTATACTAACTATAAAATTGATCAGGAATTACAAAAATTCCCTTATTCCCTACGCGATCAGCTCACACTCAATGTCACGCAAATTAAAAGCAACTTTTTTAGTCGCGAATTAATGTTAAGTATCAGTGATGCCACCTCACATAAAACGAATATTATTCACACAAATCTTACCGCACTTCCTTTCGCCATTACTGCTGAATCAGAATTGCCACCGGAATTAATCAAAGATTTGAATAAAAAATGGCAAGTCACTATTGATAAAAGTGTGATTAACAGTAAATTTTCTGTTATCGGCGATTATTTGCAATCGGATATTGTTACGCAATTCCGAGATCTCACCAATAAACCGCAAGAATTGGAGGTTAATTTAAATTTCGCTTCTAAAACGAAATTTATGGAAATCAAAAGTCGTTTGAGTGGTTTTTATTACGATACCAATTCTAATATTAAAGATCTCAATGCGAAGTTAACCTTAATTCCTATTGGACAAAATCAATATGATTTATCCGATTTAGATATCAAATTATCCAATGCGGATATTTATTTATTAAATGGTGATAATACACATATCGAACTGGAGAAAATAAATTATCAATTAAATAAATCAGTCTCCGCTGATACTTATGATTTAAATACGAAATTAAATACAGAAAAATTATCTCTTTCTAATAAAAATAATCCGCAAGATAAAATGCAATTTAATGGATTACAACTTGCGTTAGCGCAAATCGGCGTACCCAATCATTTATTATTTAGTAATATTTGGGAAACCGTAAATAAAGATAAAATTGATTATCAAAAAGCCTTTCAATTATTATTAGATTTAATTTATAACAGCAAAAAATTAAAATTTAATATTGCAACGCAAACCGCCACCTTACCAGATGGTCAAGAGAAATTAAATTTAAACAATGTTTCCATTGCGACAAAAGCAAACTTTGAAAATCCACAAAATGCCGAAATGGAACTTGATGTTACAGCGGATAACATCACACAACAAAATGGCGAAAAGGCGGATCCGATTTCTATTTCAGGGCTGGAATTTAGTAATGAATTAACGCAAATTGATATTAGCAAACGAGTCGATCTGACTAAATATGTGCTCAATTCTATGCTGAAGTTTTCCCAAGAGGAAAAAAGTCACGCTAAATTAATAGATTTACTCCACAATATCAGTCAACATTTTCAAGAAAAAACGCAATCAAAGTTAAAAATAAACTCCTTTGTTTATCCACATGTCTTTAATATAGAAGGACTTGATCTTAACTATATAGAGGAACCAACAAATGAACAAGAATATTCGGTGAATATTAGCGGAAACTTGGATAAGTTAATTGATAAAGAGCAAGCTTATCAATTAAATAATATTAAAGTAGAATTCCCTTTTAAATTGACGCAAGCCAATTATTTAATTCCATTTTATTTTTGCGAAAATTCGCTTTTCTCTTTCGCTTGTTCAACTAATTTATCTAACGAAGATTACAATAAATTGCGTTTAGATATTTTTAAATATGTTACACTACAAACAGAAAATATGACGCTTAATTTCAATATGGATACTTATCCAAACACCCGTGGGGAAGATGTCAGTATCAATGGGAATTTAACCCTACCGGCGTTAAATAGCGCGCGTAGTCAATCTATCCATAATGAAACTGACGCCTTGGACGAAAGAATTAATGCCATGACTGCAACGCTTAATTTAACGTTCCCAGCAACATTAGTAGAGATTAACGATAAAAACGCGAAACAAAAAACTGCCAGCCCATTTTGGCAAGAATTGGTGTTAACCATCAAACCGAATGGTATTAATGGTGCCGATAATCCGCTTTTCCTTCTTGGGGAGGGGAATTATTCGTTCAAATA
This sequence is a window from [Pasteurella] mairii. Protein-coding genes within it:
- the glnB_2 gene encoding nitrogen regulatory protein P-II codes for the protein MKLVTAIIKPFRLDDVRDALSDIGIQGITVTEVKGFGRQKGHTELYRGAEYMVDFLPKVQVDIAVSDDRVDEVVEAICSVARTGHIGDGKIFVKPIERIIRIRTGETDDEAV
- the metF_1 gene encoding 5,10-methylenetetrahydrofolate reductase, which produces MRVIAKDYWDSGIRRIVALRGDEPPGYDKKPFYASDLVELLRSVADFDISVAAYPEVHPEAKSAQADLINLKRKIDAGANHVITQFFFDINSYLRFRDRCASIGIDAEIVPGILPVTNFKQLLKMAALTNVKIPSWLAKMYDGLDQDQTTRNLVAASVAIDMVRVLSREGVNDFHFYTLNRSELTYAICHILGVRPNL
- the metF_2 gene encoding 5,10-methylenetetrahydrofolate reductase yields the protein MSYAKEMDTLNQHLVDLKGDINVSFEFFPPKNEKMETILWESIHRLKSLEPKFVSVTYGANSG
- a CDS encoding putative transmembrane protein — encoded protein: MSKKTKITFTLSAIALALAVGAQFYTNYKIDQELQKFPYSLRDQLTLNVTQIKSNFFSRELMLSISDATSHKTNIIHTNLTALPFAITAESELPPELIKDLNKKWQVTIDKSVINSKFSVIGDYLQSDIVTQFRDLTNKPQELEVNLNFASKTKFMEIKSRLSGFYYDTNSNIKDLNAKLTLIPIGQNQYDLSDLDIKLSNADIYLLNGDNTHIELEKINYQLNKSVSADTYDLNTKLNTEKLSLSNKNNPQDKMQFNGLQLALAQIGVPNHLLFSNIWETVNKDKIDYQKAFQLLLDLIYNSKKLKFNIATQTATLPDGQEKLNLNNVSIATKANFENPQNAEMELDVTADNITQQNGEKADPISISGLEFSNELTQIDISKRVDLTKYVLNSMLKFSQEEKSHAKLIDLLHNISQHFQEKTQSKLKINSFVYPHVFNIEGLDLNYIEEPTNEQEYSVNISGNLDKLIDKEQAYQLNNIKVEFPFKLTQANYLIPFYFCENSLFSFACSTNLSNEDYNKLRLDIFKYVTLQTENMTLNFNMDTYPNTRGEDVSINGNLTLPALNSARSQSIHNETDALDERINAMTATLNLTFPATLVEINDKNAKQKTASPFWQELVLTIKPNGINGADNPLFLLGEGNYSFKYEQQPEQQILINGKPLSQILDASPDETPQEMLDAPENVPAVPELKQ